Proteins from a genomic interval of Coccinella septempunctata chromosome 2, icCocSept1.1, whole genome shotgun sequence:
- the LOC123306353 gene encoding probable cyclin-dependent kinase 9: MFQMEHLHLGEILGEGSFGHVYRGQRHGQAVAVKRTMLTHHAIQEVDILRSLEHTNIIPTCKFHTGSESLSVRAAGSHQSIEPPRRSVGGFPPVAAPTIPG; encoded by the exons ATGTTTCAGATGGAACATTTACACCTGGGGGAGATCTTGGGAGAAGGCAGCTTTGGGCATGTCTATAGAGGCCAACGACACGGCCAAGCAGTGGCGGTGAAAAGGACTATGTTGACTCACCACGCCATCCAGGAAGTCGACATACTCAGGTCCCTAGAACATACAAATATAATAC ccacctgcaagtttCATACCGGATCCGAAAGTCTCAGCGTCCGTGCAGCCGGGTCACACCagtccattgagcccccacgtcgatctgttggaggctttccacctgttgcagctcccacgattcctgggtaa